The Thermoanaerobaculia bacterium genome includes a region encoding these proteins:
- a CDS encoding ABC transporter permease — translation MTRSRFAGLPALLTAVVVAGVAWQIAARHFSRGAAIFFPPPSAILAALGRRVADGTLPAAAGITAARVLAGVALASPLAIGLGALAGWSVSARRTLDPALAAGHAIPKIAALPLFLVALGIGETARVALVAVSAFFPLAINTMAGVAEISPVHFEVARHYGASRARTFRRVVLPGALPLILVGLRLALTIGLVITIALELVAANDGLGSWIWRAWQTFSIDDLWAGLVAASLFGIAIQALLAAASRRLVRWRPGRTV, via the coding sequence ATGACGCGTTCGCGCTTCGCCGGCCTTCCCGCCCTCCTTACGGCCGTCGTCGTCGCCGGTGTGGCGTGGCAGATCGCCGCGCGGCATTTCTCCCGAGGCGCGGCGATCTTCTTCCCCCCGCCGAGCGCGATCCTCGCCGCGCTCGGACGCCGCGTCGCCGACGGCACGCTCCCCGCGGCCGCCGGAATCACCGCCGCCCGCGTCCTCGCCGGCGTCGCGCTCGCGTCGCCGCTGGCGATCGGCCTCGGGGCCCTCGCCGGATGGTCGGTCTCCGCCCGCCGGACCCTTGACCCGGCGCTCGCGGCCGGACACGCGATTCCGAAGATCGCCGCGCTCCCCCTGTTCCTCGTCGCGCTCGGGATCGGCGAGACCGCGCGGGTGGCGCTCGTCGCGGTGTCGGCGTTCTTTCCCCTGGCGATCAACACGATGGCCGGAGTGGCGGAGATCAGCCCCGTCCATTTCGAGGTCGCGCGGCACTACGGAGCGTCGCGCGCGCGGACGTTTCGACGCGTCGTCCTCCCCGGCGCGCTGCCGCTCATCCTCGTGGGCCTCCGGCTCGCGCTCACGATCGGGCTCGTGATCACGATCGCGCTCGAGCTCGTCGCCGCCAACGACGGACTGGGCTCCTGGATCTGGCGCGCCTGGCAGACTTTCTCGATCGACGATCTCTGGGCCGGGCTGGTCGCGGCTTCGCTCTTCGGCATCGCGATCCAGGCGCTCCTGGCCGCCGCGAGCCGTCGCCTCGTTCGATGGAGGCCGGGGAGGACCGTGTGA
- a CDS encoding ABC transporter ATP-binding protein, translated as MPVRLRNLSHVFPGDGEPVAAIDDLSFEIANGEFACVVGPSGCGKTTLLRIVAGLQLPSGGAAEVDTTAGPGRPPTAMVFQDHGLFPWMTVADNVAFGLERRDVPRDEKRRIAAAFLSRIGLKRFLDRFPHELSAGMQQRVGIARAFVSDAPVLLMDEPFGALDAQTRLLLQEELLALWTASRKTVLFVTHDIEEAMRLGDRILVLSGRPARLRTSMTILLPRPRGEESLASPEALEIRRAVWELLRDEARRELEAAR; from the coding sequence GTGCCGGTGCGCCTCCGCAACCTCTCGCACGTCTTCCCGGGCGACGGCGAGCCCGTCGCGGCCATCGACGATCTCTCGTTCGAGATCGCGAACGGCGAGTTCGCGTGCGTGGTCGGTCCGAGCGGCTGCGGAAAAACGACGCTCCTCCGGATCGTCGCCGGGCTTCAGCTCCCCTCCGGCGGCGCCGCCGAGGTCGACACGACGGCCGGCCCCGGTCGCCCTCCGACGGCGATGGTCTTCCAGGATCACGGCCTCTTCCCATGGATGACCGTCGCCGACAACGTAGCCTTCGGCCTCGAGCGCCGGGACGTTCCCCGGGACGAGAAGCGCCGGATCGCCGCCGCTTTCCTCTCGCGGATCGGCCTGAAGCGTTTCCTCGACCGGTTTCCTCACGAGCTGTCCGCCGGGATGCAGCAGCGCGTGGGCATCGCGCGCGCGTTCGTCTCGGACGCTCCGGTGCTCCTGATGGACGAGCCGTTCGGCGCTCTCGACGCCCAGACCCGCCTCCTGCTCCAGGAGGAGCTGCTCGCCCTCTGGACGGCGTCGCGAAAGACCGTCCTCTTCGTCACCCACGACATCGAGGAGGCGATGCGCCTGGGGGACCGCATCCTGGTGCTCTCGGGACGCCCCGCGCGGCTCCGCACGTCGATGACGATTCTCCTGCCGCGGCCGCGCGGCGAGGAGTCGCTCGCGAGCCCCGAGGCGCTCGAGATCCGGCGTGCCGTCTGGGAGCTCCTTCGGGACGAGGCCAGGCGCGAGCTGGAGGCGGCCCGATGA